In the genome of Carnobacterium viridans, one region contains:
- the gcvH gene encoding glycine cleavage system protein GcvH: protein MTEDRLYSKEHEWILPLGEDVVRVGITDYAVKQLGDVVYVEVPEVDAEVSVGSEMGTVESIKSASEIFAPVTGIILAVNEELEDAPELVNASPFEGGWFAEIQLENPVELEGLLNEENYHAYVAELAIEEEA, encoded by the coding sequence ATGACAGAGGATAGATTATACAGCAAGGAACATGAATGGATATTACCATTAGGGGAAGATGTAGTACGTGTTGGGATTACAGATTATGCGGTGAAACAACTTGGAGACGTTGTCTATGTGGAAGTACCAGAAGTGGATGCTGAAGTTTCTGTTGGTAGTGAAATGGGTACGGTAGAATCCATTAAATCGGCTTCAGAAATTTTTGCGCCGGTTACAGGGATTATTCTAGCTGTTAATGAAGAATTGGAAGATGCTCCAGAATTAGTAAATGCTTCTCCTTTTGAAGGCGGTTGGTTTGCTGAAATTCAATTAGAAAATCCTGTTGAATTAGAAGGATTATTAAACGAAGAAAATTACCATGCCTATGTTGCAGAACTGGCAATTGAAGAGGAGGCATAA